One Weissella ceti DNA window includes the following coding sequences:
- a CDS encoding DUF4422 domain-containing protein produces MKILVAAHKPYQMPDDPIYQPVYVGAALKENMPEGYIGDDTGKNMSPMNAHFNELTALYWAKYNLQDEDILGLMHYRRYFGRKASHSLTDVLSGEEIRKALTEVDVLVPKARNYFIEDQQTHYFNAHEHLPFQVMKDVIGTAFPEYSDAFEQVCRSPKAHLFNMQMMKQADFQSFTDFVFGVLEKVEPKIPYREYEGQESRVFGFLSEYLLDTWMITNHKTFREYPLVTTEKTNWLDKGSAFLIRKFTKKKNKKTHF; encoded by the coding sequence ATGAAGATTTTAGTTGCGGCCCATAAGCCGTACCAAATGCCAGATGATCCTATTTACCAACCGGTGTATGTTGGTGCAGCGCTTAAGGAAAATATGCCTGAAGGGTATATTGGTGATGATACTGGGAAGAACATGTCACCTATGAATGCACATTTTAATGAATTAACAGCACTATATTGGGCTAAGTACAATTTGCAAGATGAAGACATTCTGGGGTTGATGCATTATCGTCGTTATTTTGGTCGTAAGGCGTCACATTCGTTGACAGATGTTTTGTCAGGAGAAGAAATTCGTAAGGCGTTAACAGAAGTAGATGTTTTGGTGCCCAAAGCACGTAATTACTTTATTGAAGATCAACAAACACATTATTTCAACGCACATGAACATCTACCATTTCAAGTTATGAAGGATGTTATTGGGACAGCGTTTCCGGAATATAGTGATGCATTCGAGCAAGTATGTCGTTCACCTAAAGCACACCTATTTAACATGCAAATGATGAAACAAGCGGATTTTCAGTCGTTTACTGATTTTGTCTTTGGTGTATTAGAAAAGGTCGAACCAAAGATTCCATATCGGGAATATGAAGGACAAGAAAGCCGTGTATTTGGTTTCTTGTCAGAATATCTATTAGACACGTGGATGATCACTAATCATAAAACATTCCGTGAATATCCGCTGGTTACTACAGAAAAAACGAATTGGCTTGATAAAGGTTCAGCGTTTTTGATCCGAAAGTTTACTAAGAAAAAAAATAAAAAGACTCACTTTTAA
- a CDS encoding glycosyltransferase family 2 protein → MEKLSIIVPVYNEEIMIPIFTEAVEQIRINELPNIAFEYWFIDDGSSDSTLAELRKLQAEMPDQVHYVSFSRNFGKEAALYAGLQKATGDYVAVMDVDLQDPPELLPEMVAGVASGEYDCVGTRRTTRDGEPPIRTFFSKMFYKLINRISSTHIVEGARDYRVMSRQVVEALLSMTEYNRFSKGMFSWVGFNTKYLEFKNKDRVAGETSWSFWSLLKYSIEGIVNFSQAPLVLVSVLGLLSCIGAAIGSIFLVARTLFTSATVVSGWTSMIVIILFMGGIQLLSIGIVGRYISNIYLEVKKRPVYLSKEER, encoded by the coding sequence ATGGAAAAGCTTTCGATCATTGTACCTGTGTACAACGAAGAAATCATGATTCCAATTTTTACAGAAGCGGTTGAGCAAATTCGTATTAACGAATTACCAAATATTGCTTTTGAATATTGGTTTATTGACGATGGATCATCTGATTCAACGTTAGCAGAATTACGTAAGTTACAAGCAGAAATGCCAGACCAGGTACACTATGTATCATTCTCACGTAATTTTGGGAAAGAAGCAGCGTTGTATGCTGGTCTTCAAAAAGCAACAGGTGATTATGTTGCTGTCATGGACGTTGATCTACAAGATCCGCCTGAGCTATTGCCAGAAATGGTCGCAGGCGTTGCGTCAGGAGAATACGATTGTGTGGGAACACGTCGTACAACCCGTGATGGTGAACCGCCAATTCGTACGTTCTTTAGTAAGATGTTTTACAAATTGATCAATCGTATTTCTTCAACGCATATTGTTGAAGGTGCACGTGATTACCGTGTTATGTCCCGCCAAGTGGTGGAAGCTTTGTTGAGCATGACGGAGTATAATCGTTTCTCTAAGGGGATGTTTAGCTGGGTTGGGTTCAATACAAAGTATCTTGAATTCAAGAATAAGGACCGTGTGGCCGGAGAGACATCATGGTCTTTCTGGAGTCTGTTGAAGTATTCAATTGAAGGAATTGTCAACTTTTCACAGGCACCTTTGGTACTTGTTTCCGTTCTTGGCTTGCTTTCATGTATCGGTGCAGCTATCGGAAGTATTTTCTTAGTTGCTCGTACATTGTTTACATCAGCGACGGTGGTGTCTGGCTGGACATCAATGATTGTTATTATCCTGTTTATGGGTGGTATTCAATTACTAAGTATCGGGATAGTGGGGCGTTATATTTCAAACATTTATTTGGAAGTGAAGAAGCGACCAGTCTATCTTTCAAAAGAAGAACGTTAA
- a CDS encoding sugar transferase translates to MHKFSKSYIFAKRFLDISVAIFALIIFAPIFAIVMCFYMFGSNKGPIFYRQERIGYHHKPFKIYKFRSMVVNAEQKLLENEKLYAKFVENGYKLPTEEDPRITKFGVFIRKTSIDELPQFLNILKGDMSIIGPRPVVERELVEYGDEVEEFLSVKPGAMGLWQATGRSTIQYPERATLELKYAKEANMWFDFKIIFKTIAAIFQRDGAM, encoded by the coding sequence ATGCATAAATTTAGTAAGAGCTATATTTTTGCCAAACGGTTTTTAGATATTTCAGTTGCAATTTTTGCGTTAATTATTTTTGCTCCCATTTTTGCAATCGTGATGTGTTTCTACATGTTTGGTAGCAATAAAGGACCAATCTTTTATCGACAAGAGCGAATTGGATATCATCATAAGCCGTTTAAAATCTATAAGTTCCGATCAATGGTTGTGAACGCAGAACAAAAATTATTAGAGAATGAAAAGTTGTATGCTAAGTTCGTAGAAAATGGCTACAAACTACCAACCGAAGAAGATCCGCGGATTACTAAGTTTGGTGTCTTTATTCGCAAAACTTCGATTGATGAATTACCACAGTTCTTGAATATCTTAAAAGGAGATATGAGTATCATTGGGCCGCGACCGGTGGTAGAACGTGAACTCGTTGAATACGGTGATGAAGTCGAAGAATTCTTGTCTGTTAAACCAGGTGCGATGGGCTTGTGGCAAGCGACTGGACGTAGTACGATTCAATATCCAGAGCGAGCAACGTTGGAATTAAAGTATGCTAAAGAAGCAAATATGTGGTTTGATTTTAAAATTATTTTTAAGACAATTGCGGCTATTTTCCAACGTGATGGTGCCATGTAA
- the map gene encoding type I methionyl aminopeptidase, translating to MITIKSDREINAMKESGAIIAGMHQGLRDIIKPGISTWEIEEFGRDYIESRGARAAQIGFEGFEFATTVSVNDEVAHAFPRKNEILREGDLVTVDTVVELDGFYTDSAWSYAVGEVSDEVKQLMDVTLKALYLGIDQAQVGNRIGDIGSAIDEYVKQFGYGNVRDYVGHGIQPTMHEEPSVPHYGTAGRGLRLKPGMTITIEPMINLGGWQVETSAVDGWTVTTKDGSWSCQYEHTIAITNDGPKILTSQDAEMDAKYL from the coding sequence ATGATCACAATTAAATCAGATCGCGAAATTAATGCCATGAAGGAATCTGGTGCAATTATTGCGGGGATGCATCAAGGTCTTCGTGATATTATTAAGCCAGGAATTTCAACATGGGAAATTGAAGAATTTGGACGTGACTACATTGAGAGTCGTGGTGCTCGCGCCGCACAAATCGGCTTTGAAGGATTTGAATTTGCGACAACGGTTTCTGTTAATGATGAAGTTGCACATGCGTTTCCTCGTAAGAATGAAATTCTACGCGAAGGAGACTTAGTCACGGTTGATACAGTTGTGGAATTGGATGGATTCTACACTGATTCAGCATGGTCATATGCGGTTGGTGAAGTGTCAGATGAAGTTAAGCAATTGATGGATGTGACATTGAAGGCTTTGTACCTTGGAATTGATCAAGCACAAGTTGGAAACCGTATTGGTGATATTGGTTCTGCAATTGATGAATATGTAAAGCAATTTGGTTACGGTAATGTACGTGATTATGTTGGACATGGAATTCAACCTACAATGCACGAAGAACCATCAGTCCCTCATTATGGGACAGCGGGACGTGGATTACGTTTGAAGCCAGGAATGACCATTACAATCGAACCGATGATTAATCTAGGTGGTTGGCAAGTTGAAACATCTGCTGTTGATGGGTGGACAGTTACAACAAAGGATGGCTCATGGTCATGTCAATATGAACACACAATTGCGATTACAAATGACGGTCCAAAGATTTTGACAAGTCAAGATGCTGAAATGGACGCGAAGTATTTGTAA
- a CDS encoding CDP-glycerol glycerophosphotransferase family protein, with amino-acid sequence MQQLKNKIKNSTLLGRMYGVLQLSFIKFLQLFVRVDDKQIMFMAYSGRQFSDSPREAFELLQADPAYADFKFVWAFNDPKAVDHSGITKKVSANSVTYFYHLLRSKYWVSNASIERLTPFKHPKNVYIQFWHGIPMKHLGVDEKSISPLVKRWYQNADFDYLFTYGQYDTERFKRIFPAAQRYNEVGQLRKHALEKLRLTFDRKQSLEQLHLNPNKPTLLYAPTFREYTSDNQNLAYLGRGALSELAVTYNVIYRGHYFMERGDKIPGVVVANDMDLNALFLMSDVLVTDYSSLLFDYAAELKPIYLYEADLAEYQEKRGLYISGEELSLPVAHSEAELLNMLGEGEKLETSAVEDVLTYYNSVPTQKTVDFLFEIIPAAD; translated from the coding sequence ATGCAACAATTAAAAAATAAAATTAAGAATTCGACATTGCTTGGGCGTATGTATGGCGTCTTGCAATTGAGTTTCATTAAATTCTTACAGTTGTTTGTGCGGGTGGATGACAAGCAGATTATGTTTATGGCCTATAGCGGCCGTCAATTTAGTGATTCTCCACGTGAAGCGTTTGAATTGTTGCAGGCAGACCCAGCCTATGCTGATTTTAAATTTGTGTGGGCGTTTAATGATCCCAAAGCAGTTGATCATTCAGGCATTACCAAGAAGGTATCCGCAAATTCAGTGACGTATTTTTACCATCTGTTGCGCTCTAAGTACTGGGTGTCAAATGCCTCAATTGAGCGCTTAACGCCATTTAAACATCCTAAAAATGTGTATATTCAATTTTGGCATGGTATTCCAATGAAACATCTTGGCGTGGATGAAAAATCAATTAGTCCATTAGTCAAGCGATGGTATCAAAATGCGGATTTTGATTATCTGTTTACGTATGGTCAATATGATACAGAACGTTTTAAGCGCATTTTTCCTGCAGCGCAACGTTACAATGAAGTGGGACAATTACGTAAGCATGCGTTAGAAAAACTACGTCTAACATTTGATCGTAAGCAATCGCTTGAACAGTTACATCTGAATCCCAACAAACCGACTTTGTTATATGCGCCAACATTCCGTGAATACACAAGTGATAATCAAAACTTAGCATATTTAGGTCGTGGAGCTTTGAGTGAGCTAGCAGTGACGTATAATGTGATTTATCGTGGTCATTATTTTATGGAGCGCGGAGACAAAATACCTGGTGTCGTTGTAGCGAATGATATGGACCTAAATGCATTATTCTTAATGAGTGATGTTTTAGTAACGGATTACTCAAGTCTGTTATTTGATTATGCAGCAGAACTAAAGCCAATTTATTTGTATGAAGCGGACTTAGCTGAATATCAAGAGAAACGTGGTTTATACATTTCGGGTGAGGAATTATCATTACCTGTTGCACATAGTGAGGCAGAATTGTTAAACATGTTAGGCGAGGGTGAGAAATTAGAGACATCAGCAGTTGAAGATGTATTGACATATTACAATTCAGTGCCTACGCAAAAAACAGTCGACTTTTTGTTTGAAATTATTCCTGCGGCTGATTAA
- a CDS encoding ABC transporter permease, translated as MMKDLWQVLQEIGQHFTTANRLARFNIASRWADNYLGSAWDYLEPLMYIATYFIVFGLGMYNGTVHNQPYILWLLVGIVPWYFIKGSFTRGMTSISSQLGMLTKTKFPLSIAPVVPMLEEFRRFLVLIGLTIIVIMLFGIMPNLMWLQVIYAIFAMWTFMLGMNLLTSTLTILVPDFKTAADLFFRLAFFISGVIINVDTRNLPDVVVTILKMTPFYYILDSFRVSLLFNESVFYNPINSAFFWTITVLMLWIGAIVHVRLRGKFMDLV; from the coding sequence ATGATGAAAGACTTGTGGCAAGTGTTGCAGGAAATAGGTCAACATTTCACAACTGCAAATCGACTTGCACGATTTAATATAGCTTCACGATGGGCTGACAACTATTTAGGCTCTGCTTGGGATTATTTAGAACCACTAATGTACATTGCGACCTATTTTATTGTCTTCGGGCTGGGTATGTACAACGGTACTGTGCACAATCAACCGTATATTTTGTGGTTATTAGTAGGGATTGTTCCTTGGTATTTTATTAAAGGCTCATTTACAAGAGGGATGACAAGTATTTCGTCACAACTTGGAATGTTAACGAAAACGAAATTTCCGCTATCTATTGCGCCTGTGGTGCCAATGTTAGAGGAATTTCGACGTTTTCTTGTATTGATTGGATTAACGATAATTGTAATTATGTTGTTTGGTATTATGCCCAACTTGATGTGGTTACAAGTCATTTATGCGATTTTTGCGATGTGGACATTTATGCTAGGGATGAATTTATTAACCTCAACCCTAACTATCTTAGTACCTGATTTTAAAACGGCAGCGGATTTATTTTTCCGGTTAGCCTTCTTTATTTCGGGCGTCATTATTAATGTAGATACCCGTAACTTACCAGATGTGGTGGTTACGATTTTGAAGATGACACCGTTCTACTATATTTTGGATAGTTTTCGTGTCAGTTTATTGTTCAATGAAAGTGTTTTTTATAACCCTATCAATTCAGCGTTTTTCTGGACAATAACCGTGTTGATGTTGTGGATTGGAGCGATTGTACACGTGCGCCTACGTGGAAAGTTTATGGATTTGGTTTAA
- a CDS encoding ABC transporter ATP-binding protein — translation METTKEKKIEAKYITKQYELAPSRVEKLQATLFNRDFAVFWAVRGVSFTAYAGETIAIVGTNGSGKSTLMKMVAGIIPNTSGTINIHGDTSLIAINAGLRGGMTGRENIKLKGLMLGLTEQEIDERMEDIIDFSELGDFIEQQVKHYSSGMKSKLGFAISVYTNPDIIIVDEALSVGDATFNRKALAKIKDFQAAGKTIFFVSHDLKQVREMADKVLWMHFGEVRMFGPTREVMDQYDAFVDEYKALDSAGQIQYRDEKREAQMSFSVEKLAERAMNQVSTPVDKQAVKNQVFSQPFNDRLTLGDKIGLALFMMIAIFLGSTLIGQASVLMGMVAAGGMN, via the coding sequence ATGGAAACAACAAAAGAAAAGAAAATTGAAGCCAAGTATATTACCAAACAGTATGAGCTAGCGCCGAGTCGTGTGGAAAAACTCCAAGCGACTTTGTTTAATCGTGATTTTGCTGTGTTTTGGGCTGTTCGTGGTGTTAGTTTTACCGCATATGCAGGAGAAACAATTGCTATTGTTGGAACGAATGGTTCAGGTAAGTCAACGTTGATGAAAATGGTGGCTGGGATTATTCCGAACACTTCTGGGACTATTAACATTCATGGCGATACTTCTTTGATTGCAATTAATGCTGGCTTGCGTGGCGGGATGACAGGACGTGAAAATATTAAGCTAAAAGGGCTGATGCTTGGTTTAACTGAGCAAGAAATTGATGAGCGCATGGAAGATATCATTGATTTTTCAGAGCTAGGAGACTTTATTGAACAGCAAGTGAAGCACTATTCATCTGGAATGAAATCGAAATTAGGATTTGCCATCTCAGTATATACGAATCCAGATATCATTATTGTGGACGAAGCCTTATCTGTAGGGGATGCAACCTTCAACCGGAAGGCGCTTGCTAAAATCAAGGATTTTCAAGCAGCAGGGAAAACAATATTTTTTGTTTCTCACGACTTGAAGCAAGTCCGTGAAATGGCTGATAAAGTGCTGTGGATGCATTTTGGTGAAGTGCGTATGTTTGGACCAACGCGGGAAGTCATGGATCAATATGATGCGTTTGTAGATGAATATAAAGCACTAGATTCGGCTGGGCAAATACAGTATCGTGATGAAAAGCGAGAAGCACAAATGAGTTTTTCTGTTGAAAAGTTGGCGGAACGTGCAATGAACCAAGTAAGTACACCGGTTGACAAACAGGCAGTAAAAAATCAGGTTTTTTCGCAACCGTTCAACGATCGGCTAACGCTAGGTGATAAAATTGGACTGGCATTATTTATGATGATTGCAATTTTCTTAGGATCAACATTAATTGGCCAGGCAAGCGTATTGATGGGGATGGTTGCTGCTGGAGGGATGAATTGA
- a CDS encoding aminopeptidase — MTIQNFDTLLTKYANLIVNTGINIRKGQNVIIYAEIDQQQLVHALTDAAYAGGANRVDVDWSDLHTKREFLRHASDSDLQSLPESASVRAQEIADNVTSRIAVVSNDPDGFAGIDGQRVSTFEQAYQRAVAPVRQATMNNDLDWCVVGAAGQAWAQKIFSGLSAADAQDALWEQIFKINRVTVDNNPTDEWSKHIATLNAQGAWLTEQNFTELHFKSTVTDLTIGLATDHVWEAADSTDKSGSRFVANMPTEEVFTSPDFRNISGTVTSTKPLSYAGVLINDIQLTFEAGKIVSATASSGEAVLQQLISTDDGAKSLGEVSLVPFHSPISESGIVFYNTLFDENASCHLAIGAAYPSNIKNGTTMDTEARQAKGQNESVVHVDFMIGSSDMQVDGILPDGSSVPVFRDGDWA, encoded by the coding sequence ATGACGATTCAAAATTTTGATACTTTGTTAACTAAATACGCAAATTTAATTGTGAATACTGGGATTAATATTCGCAAGGGACAAAATGTTATTATTTATGCGGAAATTGATCAACAACAACTTGTTCATGCCTTAACAGATGCAGCATATGCTGGCGGGGCAAATCGTGTTGACGTTGATTGGTCTGACTTGCACACTAAGCGCGAGTTTCTACGTCATGCAAGTGACAGCGACCTACAATCACTACCTGAATCAGCTAGCGTTCGTGCACAAGAAATTGCCGATAACGTGACATCACGTATTGCGGTTGTTTCAAATGATCCTGACGGTTTTGCTGGAATTGATGGCCAACGTGTGTCAACATTTGAACAAGCTTACCAACGTGCTGTTGCACCAGTTCGTCAAGCAACCATGAATAACGATCTAGATTGGTGTGTCGTCGGTGCAGCAGGACAAGCATGGGCGCAAAAGATTTTCTCAGGCCTTTCTGCCGCCGATGCACAAGATGCATTGTGGGAACAAATCTTCAAAATCAATCGTGTGACAGTTGATAATAACCCAACCGATGAATGGTCAAAGCATATCGCAACCTTGAATGCCCAAGGCGCTTGGCTAACAGAACAAAACTTTACTGAATTACACTTCAAATCAACCGTTACTGACCTAACTATTGGTCTAGCAACTGATCATGTCTGGGAAGCTGCCGATTCAACTGACAAGTCTGGTTCACGTTTTGTTGCGAATATGCCAACTGAAGAAGTCTTTACATCACCAGACTTCCGTAATATTTCAGGAACCGTTACATCAACTAAGCCACTATCTTATGCAGGTGTCTTGATTAACGATATCCAATTAACTTTTGAAGCCGGTAAGATTGTTTCTGCCACCGCTTCTAGCGGCGAAGCGGTCTTACAACAACTGATCTCTACTGATGATGGCGCAAAGTCACTTGGAGAAGTTTCATTGGTACCATTCCACTCACCTATTTCTGAGTCTGGAATCGTCTTCTACAACACTCTATTCGACGAAAACGCCTCATGCCACTTAGCAATCGGCGCTGCCTACCCTTCTAATATCAAGAATGGTACAACAATGGATACTGAAGCACGTCAAGCTAAGGGACAAAATGAATCTGTTGTCCACGTTGACTTCATGATTGGATCATCCGACATGCAAGTTGATGGTATCTTACCTGACGGTTCAAGTGTTCCTGTTTTCCGTGACGGTGATTGGGCCTAA
- a CDS encoding cold-shock protein codes for MEQGSVKWFNDDKGFGFIARENGDDVFVHFSAIQGDGFKSLNEGQAVEFEVVNGDRGLQAENVSKIG; via the coding sequence ATGGAACAAGGTTCAGTAAAGTGGTTCAACGATGACAAGGGATTCGGATTTATCGCCCGCGAAAACGGTGACGATGTATTCGTACACTTCTCAGCTATCCAAGGTGACGGTTTCAAGTCATTGAACGAAGGACAAGCTGTTGAATTTGAAGTAGTTAACGGAGACCGTGGACTACAAGCAGAAAACGTTTCAAAGATCGGTTAA
- a CDS encoding DUF4811 domain-containing protein, producing the protein MIMILMAIFAVLTFVAWLVVPVRKTRLIVGTISALGLILTVGAMTLNFTHHLGMKEVETVETKAIYSAGDPWLPNGIMIAEPLGTAKNHYVMVYRDTKADTTPKAHFKPNQDDLTEATKSHATFKQSAAYKRAEVEVKTTRLEWKNDVVKWLFGTSGQDHTVVSEVATVHVPNDWMVLTQAEAKKMMSQMK; encoded by the coding sequence ATGATTATGATTTTAATGGCAATCTTCGCCGTATTAACGTTTGTAGCCTGGTTAGTTGTGCCAGTTCGAAAGACGCGTTTGATTGTCGGAACGATTTCGGCGTTAGGGTTAATACTAACGGTTGGTGCCATGACTTTGAATTTCACTCATCATCTAGGTATGAAGGAAGTTGAAACAGTTGAAACTAAGGCCATTTACTCTGCTGGTGATCCATGGCTACCAAATGGTATTATGATTGCTGAACCACTAGGGACAGCAAAAAATCATTATGTAATGGTATATCGTGATACAAAGGCGGATACGACACCTAAAGCACACTTTAAGCCAAACCAGGATGATTTGACGGAGGCTACTAAAAGTCACGCAACATTTAAGCAAAGCGCAGCTTATAAGCGTGCAGAGGTTGAAGTAAAGACAACTCGTCTTGAATGGAAGAATGATGTCGTAAAGTGGTTGTTTGGAACCAGTGGTCAAGATCACACTGTTGTTAGCGAGGTAGCTACTGTCCATGTACCAAACGACTGGATGGTGCTGACACAAGCAGAAGCAAAGAAAATGATGTCGCAAATGAAGTAA
- a CDS encoding DHA2 family efflux MFS transporter permease subunit: MAQNKQKTRPVDIHGKSFSRFAMMALILSATFAGVLMQTSLGTALPTLMESFDINLATAQQATTWFLLANGIMIPVSAYLTTKFPTRWLYLAAFALIILGMGVSVLTPPQPDMWNMFLVGRILAALGVGITMPLMQVVMVNIFPAEERGAAMGLGGLVVGMGPAIGPVLSGWILESPHTVFGMTIEDTWQSIFYFPMVVLSIAFVLGFFLLKDVVPNKKIQLDMLSLIESIIGFGLFLWGFTNVAAFGWFDMTNVILPIVFGVLIIAIFIRRQLHLAEPFLNVRVFQNKQFALTTLAIMMAMMAMMGVEMMLPTYLQNIHGMNAFRSGLVLLPGALVMGMMSPIAGRVYDRIGARRLAAVGFSILAIGTLPFVFLTVEAPEAYITALYALRMFGIAMVMMPLTASAMGALPPEQASHATASNNTARQVSSAVVVALLTSVTQNVIDTNKPTEALRAADPIKYASDFLNASMDGFRISFTLSLVFALVGIVVAYFLHTGKTGQKKAEVK; the protein is encoded by the coding sequence ATGGCACAAAATAAGCAAAAAACTAGGCCAGTAGATATTCATGGCAAGTCGTTTAGTCGATTTGCGATGATGGCACTGATTCTAAGTGCGACATTTGCTGGAGTGTTGATGCAAACATCATTGGGAACTGCTTTACCAACATTAATGGAAAGCTTTGATATTAATCTTGCAACAGCACAACAAGCAACAACATGGTTCTTGTTAGCAAACGGGATTATGATTCCGGTATCAGCGTATCTAACAACCAAATTTCCAACGCGTTGGCTATATTTAGCTGCCTTTGCGTTGATTATCTTAGGAATGGGTGTATCTGTTCTGACACCACCACAACCAGATATGTGGAATATGTTCTTGGTAGGACGTATTCTTGCTGCTTTGGGGGTTGGTATTACAATGCCACTTATGCAGGTGGTTATGGTTAATATCTTCCCAGCCGAAGAACGTGGAGCTGCAATGGGGCTAGGAGGACTAGTTGTTGGGATGGGACCAGCGATTGGGCCAGTTCTATCAGGATGGATTCTTGAGTCACCACACACAGTATTCGGTATGACGATTGAAGATACATGGCAATCAATTTTCTACTTCCCAATGGTCGTATTAAGCATCGCGTTTGTATTAGGATTCTTCCTCTTGAAGGACGTTGTGCCAAACAAGAAGATTCAATTAGACATGTTGTCATTGATTGAATCAATTATTGGGTTCGGGTTGTTCCTATGGGGATTCACAAATGTCGCAGCCTTTGGTTGGTTTGACATGACAAACGTTATTTTGCCAATTGTCTTTGGTGTCTTGATTATTGCAATCTTTATTCGCCGTCAATTGCACTTGGCAGAACCATTCTTGAACGTCCGTGTCTTCCAAAATAAGCAATTCGCACTTACAACACTAGCTATCATGATGGCTATGATGGCCATGATGGGTGTTGAAATGATGTTGCCAACATATTTGCAAAACATTCACGGAATGAATGCGTTCCGCTCAGGATTAGTATTGTTACCAGGAGCGTTGGTAATGGGAATGATGTCACCAATCGCTGGTCGTGTATATGACCGTATTGGTGCACGTCGTTTAGCGGCTGTTGGATTCAGTATCTTGGCAATTGGAACACTACCATTTGTCTTTTTGACTGTTGAAGCACCAGAAGCCTATATCACTGCTTTGTACGCATTACGTATGTTTGGTATTGCGATGGTTATGATGCCGTTGACAGCCTCAGCGATGGGAGCTTTGCCGCCAGAACAGGCTAGTCACGCAACGGCCTCAAACAACACGGCTCGTCAAGTGTCATCAGCCGTGGTTGTGGCGTTGTTGACGTCAGTTACACAAAATGTGATTGACACTAACAAGCCAACAGAAGCACTACGTGCAGCTGATCCAATTAAATATGCAAGCGACTTCTTGAACGCTTCAATGGATGGATTCCGTATCTCATTTACATTGAGTTTGGTCTTTGCGTTAGTTGGTATCGTTGTTGCGTACTTCTTGCACACTGGTAAGACAGGACAAAAGAAGGCGGAGGTGAAGTAA
- a CDS encoding aggregation-promoting factor C-terminal-like domain-containing protein: MKTSKEVALTVAGIVALLTTGQTMVHAASTLSANQSADSELAVSIDDMVSASASNTNITFADQNIRVTSNTSVSSDKIADDTKSNADKAAEKAAKVAKETAAKQEAAEKAAKAAEEKAKKEAEEAAKAAEEQAKKEAEAAEKAAAEEAAAVAAQAAATPAPSAPRASAAPAGSGSVYSQFIAAGGTPAMWRTIVLPESGGNPNVVSAAGYRGLGQTKEAWGSGSVATQTQGMLGYATSRYGSVDGALKFRNANGWW, from the coding sequence ATGAAGACATCAAAAGAAGTTGCCTTAACGGTGGCTGGAATCGTTGCATTGTTGACGACCGGCCAAACTATGGTTCACGCTGCATCAACACTATCAGCTAACCAATCAGCTGATTCAGAACTAGCTGTGTCAATCGACGACATGGTTTCTGCATCAGCCTCAAACACTAACATTACTTTTGCGGACCAAAACATCCGTGTTACATCAAACACATCTGTATCATCTGATAAGATTGCAGATGACACAAAGTCAAACGCTGACAAGGCTGCCGAAAAGGCTGCTAAGGTTGCTAAGGAAACTGCAGCCAAGCAAGAAGCTGCTGAAAAGGCTGCTAAGGCTGCAGAAGAAAAGGCAAAGAAGGAAGCTGAAGAAGCTGCTAAGGCGGCCGAAGAACAAGCTAAAAAGGAAGCGGAAGCTGCCGAAAAAGCAGCCGCTGAAGAAGCTGCCGCAGTAGCCGCACAAGCAGCTGCTACACCAGCACCTTCAGCACCACGTGCTTCTGCTGCGCCTGCTGGTTCAGGATCAGTTTACAGCCAATTTATTGCTGCTGGTGGAACACCTGCAATGTGGCGCACGATCGTGCTACCTGAATCAGGTGGAAACCCAAATGTTGTTTCAGCTGCTGGATACCGCGGACTTGGTCAAACTAAGGAAGCTTGGGGTTCAGGTTCAGTTGCAACACAAACTCAAGGTATGCTTGGATACGCAACATCACGTTATGGATCAGTTGACGGAGCACTAAAGTTCCGTAACGCTAACGGATGGTGGTAA